In the Cucurbita pepo subsp. pepo cultivar mu-cu-16 chromosome LG17, ASM280686v2, whole genome shotgun sequence genome, TCTTGtgttaatgaaattatatgaaaaCGTCCACTAGACCTTCTGGTGGAAAATCTTTTGTTGTCtttctttgaatttaatttaataaacatgTCCTGCAAAACCTCTTATGGAAACGATTAAAGTTTCTTTATCCAGTGCATCCTTCAGatcgttttcttttccccGCAGTATTCTCATTTATTGCAATGGCTGACGGTCATGAAACTGATAAGAACATTGAAATATGGAAAATTAAGAAGTTGATTAAAGCACTTGAAGCTGCTAGAGGAAATGGGACTAGTATGATATCTCTCATCATGCCTCCGCGTGATCAAATATCTCGTGTTACTAAGATGCTTGGTGATGAATTTGGAACTGCTTCGAACATTAAGAGCAGGGTGAATCGCCAATCTGTTTTGGGTGCTATCACATCTGCTCAGCAGAGACTCAAGCTGTATAGCAAAGTTCCTCCGAATGGGCTTGTGCTTTATACTGGGACTATCGTGACTGaagatggaaaagaaaagaaagtcaCTATTGATTTTGAACCTTTCAGACCTATAAATGCATCTCTGTATCTCTGTGACAATAAGTTCCATACGGAAGCCCTGAATGAACTTTTAGAATCTGATGACAAGTTTGGCTTCATTGTCATGGATGGTAATGGAACACTCTTTGGTACATTGAGTGGTAACACACGTGAGGTTCTTCACAAATTTAGTGTTGACCTTCCTAAGAAACATGGAAGAGGAGGTCAATCAGCACTTAGGTTTGCCCGTCTTCGGATGGAGAAGCGGCACAACTATGTCAGGAAAACAGCAGAGCTTGCAACCCAGTTCTTTATTAATCCTGCCACTAGTCAGCCTAATGTTGCAGGATTGATACTGGCTGGATCAGCCGACTTCAAAACAGAGCTCAGTCAATCAGACATGTTTGATCCTCgtcttcaaacaaaaatacttAATGTAGTTGATGTGTCTTATGGAGGAGAAAATGGATTTAATCAGGCCATTGAACTGTCCTCCGAGATCTTGTCTAATGTAAAATTTATACAGGAGAAGCGCTTGATTGGAAAATACTTTGAAGAGATTAGCCAGGACACGGGGAAATATGTTTTTGGTGTTGATGACACACTGAAAGCTCTGGAGATGGGCGCTGTTGAGATACTCATTGTTTGGGAAAATTTGGATATCAACAGGTATGTTTTAAAGAATGCTTCCACTGGTGAGATTGTTATAAAGCACTTGAATAAGGAACAGGAGGCCAATCAGAGCAACTTCCGTGACTCCGTCACCTCTGCCGAGTTGGAGGTTCAAGAAAAGGTGGCCTTGCTGGAATGGTTTGCAAACGAGTACAAACAGTTTGGTTGCACACTTGAGTTCGTCACCAACAAATCACAGGAAGGATCACAGTTCTGCAGGGGTTTTGGTGGTATTGGAGGAATTCTTCGTTACCAGCTTGACATGAGATCGTTTGATGAGCTATCTGATGGGGAAGAGTACGGTGATTCTGAATAGCAATCAATCGATCACTCCCCGTTGCTGGTGCAGAAGGGGAATAAAGAGCTTGCACCAACGCCCAGGGTTCGCGGAGGTTAGTCTTGGTTTGAACAGGAAAATTTGTGAAGGCTTCATTAAGGTTTCTTTAGTTCCTCTCTATCCACGCTGATTCTTTTTTTGCTTACaccaaatattgttttaatataCATATGTATTGACTCACATGCTTTGATCAATCCTGTCTACTCGTAGGGGTTTTGTCCTTTTGATCTGGATTTGGCGCCAATTATCTGATATATCGTAAAGGATGGGTGCTCCAATTTTTAGCCATAGTGCTGCCTCTGTTCTGGTGGAATGGTTGCTGTCTACAGCAGATACTCggttacaaaaatatttgaagtacTGCAATAATATTCAATGCCGTATGTTCTTAACTTTTTGAATGTGTGTCATGTCTGACTGCTTATCTTTGCTGATAAACCATGTCGGTTGGATCTGAATGCATATGTATGTTGCTGTATTTGAAGGTTTGTTTGTTCGGTATGATTTTGGTACTCATTGATGCATctaaaacaacattttttgaagCGGCAGGAAGTAGGCTACAAAATAGTTTCTGAAACAACATTTTTGGTTATGCatctaaaacaaaatctaaatcgCTACTATACTTGTTG is a window encoding:
- the LOC111778600 gene encoding eukaryotic peptide chain release factor subunit 1-3-like; this encodes MADGHETDKNIEIWKIKKLIKALEAARGNGTSMISLIMPPRDQISRVTKMLGDEFGTASNIKSRVNRQSVLGAITSAQQRLKLYSKVPPNGLVLYTGTIVTEDGKEKKVTIDFEPFRPINASLYLCDNKFHTEALNELLESDDKFGFIVMDGNGTLFGTLSGNTREVLHKFSVDLPKKHGRGGQSALRFARLRMEKRHNYVRKTAELATQFFINPATSQPNVAGLILAGSADFKTELSQSDMFDPRLQTKILNVVDVSYGGENGFNQAIELSSEILSNVKFIQEKRLIGKYFEEISQDTGKYVFGVDDTLKALEMGAVEILIVWENLDINRYVLKNASTGEIVIKHLNKEQEANQSNFRDSVTSAELEVQEKVALLEWFANEYKQFGCTLEFVTNKSQEGSQFCRGFGGIGGILRYQLDMRSFDELSDGEEYGDSE